The window CATGAGACGCGGTTACACCATCGCCGAGTATCGTGCGTTGGTCGACGATATCAGGCAATCCGTACCCGGGATAGCTCTGACTACCGATATCATCGTCGGTTTCCCCGGTGAGACCGCGCCCCAATTCGAAAACACCCTTAAACTGATCGCGGACCTGAGATTCAACGCGGTGCACGGGGCGGTGTATTCGCCCCGGCCCGGCACCGAAGCCGCCGAGAAATTTGAAGATGACGTGCTGAAGATTGAGAAAGAGCGGCGACTGGCCCGGCTGGAAGAATTGCAAACCGGTATTGCCGCGGAAATCAATGCCTTTACTCTCGGTTCAAACGTTGAAGTGCTCGTGGAAGAATACGTCAAAGGCAAGTGGCGAGGGCGTGATAGACATGGTAAACTGGTCTTCTTCAAGAGTACGCGTGACTTGAAAGGGCAATTAGTAACTATCAGTATTACCGCCACCGGCCCCTGGTCGCTCCGGGGGGAGTTGACGGACGCTGACAGCTAAGGAGTTGATTATGCAAGGCGATACTTTTACCCTGGTCGGTTTCATGATTCTGATGTTTGCGGCCTTTTATTTTCTGATAATCCGGCCCCAGCAAAAACGCCAGAAGCAGCAACAATCCATGCTTTCGGACCTTAAACGCGGCGATCGGGTGATTACCATCGGCGGTATTTACGGCGTTATCGAGGCCCTGGATGAGAAAAGCATCGTTGTCAAGACGGAGTCCGGTGCGCTGCTCAGGCTGGTGCGAGGCGGGGTAGCGATGAAACAGGAAGATGAGGTCACCGTTCAAAGCTAATCACCGTTAACCCTGGGATGTTCTGAACATTCCATTCATGAAACCCGAAGCGGGAAGCAGACGGAGGACAATTGGCGGCATACGACTATATCATCGTCGGATCAGGCATTGCCGGCCTTTACAGCGCCCTGCTTGCCCGCCGCCATGGTTCAGTGCTCATCGTCACCAAGGGAAGCATCGAGGAATGTAATACCCGTTTCGCTCAAGGCGGCATCGCCGCCGCGGTGGGGACCGGGGATTCTCCGGAACTGCATTTCAAAGACACCATAAGCGCCGGTGCGGGCCTTTGCAATGAAGCGGCGGTGCGCATTCTGGCCGAGGAAGCCGCTCTGGGTATCAAGGATCTCATCGAATTCGGGGTCCCTTTCGATACCGTGGAAGGGGAAATCGCGCTGACTCTCGAGGCGGCTCACTCGGTACCCCGGATTCTGCATGCCGGCGGTGACGCCACCGGCCGTTACATTGAAGAGACCCTATCCGCACAGATCCGCTCGGCAGGCATTCCGGTGAGTGAGCATTGCCTGGCTACCGGGATAATCGTCGAGGGCGGGCGCGTAGTGGGGCTGGGCACTCTGCACACCGAAACCGGACAACGTGACGCCCATAGCTGTCGCCACCTCATCCTGGCCACCGGCGGTGCCGGACACCTCTTCAGCCTAACCACCAATCCAGAAGTGGCCACCGGTGACGGTGTGTCCCTGGCATACCGG is drawn from Dehalogenimonas sp. THU2 and contains these coding sequences:
- the yajC gene encoding preprotein translocase subunit YajC, producing the protein MQGDTFTLVGFMILMFAAFYFLIIRPQQKRQKQQQSMLSDLKRGDRVITIGGIYGVIEALDEKSIVVKTESGALLRLVRGGVAMKQEDEVTVQS